From the Arvicola amphibius chromosome 2, mArvAmp1.2, whole genome shotgun sequence genome, one window contains:
- the LOC119806289 gene encoding taste receptor type 2 member 41 produces the protein MLPALTVFFMLIFVLLCFLGILANGFIVLMLSREWLRRGRLPPLDMILFSLGTSRFCQQCIGLVNSLYYFLYLVEYSRGLARQLIGLHWDFLNSATFWFGTWLSVLFCIKIANFSHPAFLWLKWRLPGLVPRLLLGSILVSFIVTLLFFWGNHSAYQAFLRRKISGNTTFKEWNRRLEIDYFMPLKLVTMSIPCSLFLVSILMLIKSLRRHTQRMQHNAHGMQDPSAQAHSRALKSLVSFLVLYALSFVSMVVDATVVISSDNMWYWPWQIILYLCMSVHPFILITNNLRFRGTFRQLLLLARGLWVA, from the coding sequence ATGCTCCCAGCACTGACAGTTTTCTTCATGCTGATCTTTGTCCTGCTTTGTTTCCTGGGGATCCTGGCCAATGGATTCATTGTGTTGATGCTGAGCAGGGAATGGCTACGGCGCGGTAGGCTGCCCCCCTTGGACATGATCCTCTTCAGTTTGGGCACCTCCCGATTTTGCCAGCAGTGTATTGGGCTTGTGAACAGTCTCTACTACTTTCTCTACCTGGTTGAGTATTCCAGGGGTCTTGCCCGGCAGCTCATTGGTCTCCACTGGGACTTCTTGAACTCAGCCACTTTCTGGTTTGGCACCTGGCTCAGCGTCCTGTTCTGTATCAAGATTGCTAACTTCTCGCATCCTGCCTTCCTGTGGTTGAAGTGGAGGCTCCCAGGATTGGTGCCCCGGCTCCTTCTGGGCTCTATCCTGGTGTCCTTCATTGTAACTCTGCTGTTCTTTTGGGGAAACCACTCTGCATACCAGGCATTcttaagaagaaaaatttctGGGAACACAACCTTTAAGGAGTGGAACAGAAGGCTGGAAATCGACTATTTTATGCCTCTGAAGCTTGTCACCATGTCCattccttgctctctcttcctggtcTCAATATTGATGCTGATTAAGTCTCTCAGGAGACATACCCAAAGAATGCAGCACAATGCCCACGGCATGCAGGACCCCAGCGCCCAGGCTCACAGCAGAGCGCTGAAGTCACTCGTCTCCTTCCTGGTTCTTTATGCACTGTCGTTTGTGTCCATGGTCGTTGATGCTACAGTTGTCATCTCCTCAGATAACATGTGGTACTGGCCCTGGCAAATTATACTTTacttgtgcatgtctgtgcatccaTTCATCCTCATCACCAATAATCTTAGGTTTCGAGGCACATTCAGGCAGCTACTCCTGTTGGCCAGGGGTCTCTGGGTGGCTTAG